Part of the Nitrososphaerales archaeon genome is shown below.
TATCTTCTAATCCTCTTCGCTACTGGACCACCTATGTAAAGGTACTGTACACTCGAAGTTAAATTTGAAGTCTTTCTCATCAAACTTGCGGTTTCAAAATCTATTATGACCGCTCTCCGATCCTTGTCTATCAGAATATGTTTCTCCAAATTGCTCAATTCACCATGATCGATATTCAACCTATCTAGAGTATAACATTGCTCCACAATATCTTTCAGAACGCCCTTTAACTTTGCAACAGAACCCTTACCCTTTAAACTCTTTATCCATTCGATTATTCTTACACCATCTATAAACTCCATAACCAAAAAGTCTTGTGAAGATTCATATAATTTAGGTCCGATTTTGGCACAATTCACCATCTTTAAAATCTTACCTTCATTCTCTAAACTCTCCCTATTTGCATCTACCCTTCTAATCTTTAAAGCACAATCTTTACCGTACCATATGCCCTTCACTACAATACCCACACACCCTTTACCAAGTACATTCAATCTGCCGATCTGTGTCTTACCTTCAAAGATGATCCTTTCAACACCCAACATCTTTAAATACTCTACTCGAGCTTTCACTATACTTTCGTCTGGGCTTGGGTAACAGATTACATGTGAGTATGGTAAATAGATTAGATCATCGA
Proteins encoded:
- a CDS encoding protein kinase is translated as MDSVSVSVDDLIYLPYSHVICYPSPDESIVKARVEYLKMLGVERIIFEGKTQIGRLNVLGKGCVGIVVKGIWYGKDCALKIRRVDANRESLENEGKILKMVNCAKIGPKLYESSQDFLVMEFIDGVRIIEWIKSLKGKGSVAKLKGVLKDIVEQCYTLDRLNIDHGELSNLEKHILIDKDRRAVIIDFETASLMRKTSNLTSSVQYLYIGGPVAKRIRRYIGVKDVSEIIDALREYKRLKDERSYKNLLRCLKLEV